A genomic segment from Mesorhizobium sp. AR02 encodes:
- a CDS encoding putative RiPP precursor, translating to MKKTYERPTLVKREKLSAVTAAVQSSKPVA from the coding sequence ATGAAGAAGACATACGAGCGGCCGACTTTGGTGAAGCGCGAGAAGCTTTCCGCCGTCACCGCAGCAGTGCAGAGTTCCAAGCCCGTCGCTTAA
- a CDS encoding DUF4337 family protein, with protein sequence MHDSDVRAHRHHVLTFAVTLLHISIAVATLSIIMHGKRWPWIGSLALGGFGLIAAGFAYN encoded by the coding sequence CTGCACGACAGCGATGTCCGGGCGCATCGACATCACGTCCTGACATTCGCAGTAACGCTTCTGCACATTTCGATCGCCGTCGCGACGCTGTCCATCATCATGCACGGCAAGCGTTGGCCGTGGATTGGGTCGCTCGCCTTGGGCGGGTTTGGGCTGATCGCGGCCGGCTTCGCCTACAACTGA
- a CDS encoding cupredoxin domain-containing protein — translation MRTMLVLALLAFAMPAYAANHAVQIKGMKFNPAKISVAVGDTITFTNADPMTHTATALDGSFDTGRLATGKSAKVKISAAGAHPFHCAIHSSMKGTVTAK, via the coding sequence ATGCGCACTATGCTCGTTCTTGCTCTGCTCGCCTTTGCCATGCCCGCCTACGCCGCCAACCATGCGGTCCAGATCAAGGGCATGAAATTCAACCCGGCGAAAATCTCGGTCGCCGTTGGCGATACCATCACTTTCACCAATGCTGACCCGATGACGCACACCGCCACCGCGCTTGACGGCTCCTTCGACACCGGCCGTCTCGCCACCGGCAAGAGTGCCAAGGTCAAGATATCAGCGGCCGGCGCACACCCGTTCCATTGTGCGATCCACAGCTCGATGAAGGGCACTGTCACAGCGAAATAG
- a CDS encoding transglutaminase family protein: MPIFSVRHSTVYRYSRPVRFGEHRLIFRPRDSFDQRLLDHAMVIDPEPNELRWIHDVFGNCVAVLDFKAAAKALHFETAIRLDHTPQHAPDFRIDEAALSYPFSYESDEAADLSQTIERHHPDEGDEIGKWARQFLSAGGQTETGTLLMTLCYAIHESFVYSRRTEPGTQPPLVTLHLRRGTCRDFALFMMEAVRSLGFAARFVTGYIYVPTRDKLEVRGGGSTHAWCQVYLPGAGWVEFDPTNGIVGNRELIRVAVARHPRQAIPLSGSYSGSASSFLGMDVEVKVTKE; this comes from the coding sequence ATGCCTATTTTTTCAGTGAGGCACTCGACCGTCTATCGTTACAGCCGACCTGTAAGGTTTGGCGAACACCGGCTGATATTCAGACCGCGCGACAGCTTCGACCAGAGACTTCTAGACCACGCCATGGTCATTGATCCCGAGCCGAATGAGCTCCGGTGGATCCACGACGTTTTTGGAAACTGCGTTGCGGTGCTCGATTTCAAGGCGGCGGCTAAAGCACTGCACTTCGAAACAGCCATTCGGCTTGATCATACACCTCAGCACGCCCCCGATTTCCGCATCGACGAAGCAGCACTCAGCTATCCGTTCTCCTACGAATCTGACGAGGCAGCCGACCTTTCCCAAACGATCGAGCGTCATCATCCCGACGAAGGCGACGAGATTGGAAAATGGGCACGACAATTCTTGAGCGCCGGTGGCCAGACAGAGACGGGCACACTGTTGATGACACTCTGCTATGCCATCCACGAAAGCTTTGTGTATTCCCGTCGAACGGAACCCGGGACGCAACCCCCTCTTGTCACGCTACATCTGCGGCGAGGCACATGCCGTGACTTCGCACTCTTCATGATGGAAGCTGTTCGATCGCTTGGTTTCGCTGCGCGTTTCGTGACCGGATATATCTACGTCCCAACCCGAGACAAGTTGGAGGTACGAGGGGGAGGATCGACGCATGCCTGGTGCCAGGTCTATTTGCCTGGAGCAGGTTGGGTCGAGTTCGATCCGACCAATGGCATTGTCGGTAATCGCGAACTGATCAGGGTGGCAGTCGCTCGACACCCACGACAGGCGATCCCTCTTTCCGGCAGCTATTCGGGAAGCGCTTCGAGTTTTTTGGGCATGGATGTCGAGGTGAAAGTTACCAAGGAATAG
- a CDS encoding transglutaminase-like domain-containing protein, whose translation MRIRAGYNLTYECPKPTPMLLVLEIHPSRRVDLLTEQVIGFDRPIAARGYIDSFGNACTRIEAPAGLTTISTTFEIYDSGKPDVVAPEAIQHDIKDLPDEVLTFLLGSRYCDTDRLGDFAWATFGDTKPGWSRVQAICDFVHNHIAFNYQNADALRTAHGGFIDRTGVCRDFAHLAITLCRCMNIPARYCTGYLGDIGIPPVPDPMDFSAWFQAYLSGHWFTFDARHNHPRIGRILMATGRDATDVALSTSFGSSRLAHFEVIAEEVGT comes from the coding sequence ATGCGGATACGCGCAGGGTACAATCTCACCTACGAGTGTCCGAAGCCAACGCCGATGCTGCTGGTCCTGGAAATCCACCCGTCACGTCGGGTCGACCTTCTGACGGAACAGGTGATCGGTTTTGATCGGCCGATCGCAGCGAGGGGCTACATCGACAGTTTCGGCAATGCCTGCACGAGGATCGAGGCTCCTGCTGGACTGACGACGATTTCAACCACCTTTGAAATCTACGACAGCGGCAAACCGGACGTCGTCGCCCCCGAGGCCATACAACACGATATAAAAGACCTGCCAGATGAAGTGCTAACTTTTCTTCTAGGAAGCCGATACTGCGATACCGATCGTCTTGGAGATTTCGCCTGGGCGACCTTTGGCGACACAAAGCCTGGATGGTCTCGCGTCCAGGCGATCTGCGATTTCGTTCACAACCACATAGCGTTCAACTATCAGAACGCCGACGCGCTGCGCACTGCCCATGGTGGCTTCATCGATCGAACCGGTGTTTGCCGTGACTTTGCCCATCTGGCCATTACACTGTGCCGGTGCATGAATATCCCGGCGCGCTACTGTACCGGCTATCTCGGGGATATCGGAATCCCGCCGGTGCCAGATCCCATGGATTTCAGTGCCTGGTTCCAAGCCTATCTCAGTGGTCATTGGTTCACCTTCGACGCACGGCACAACCACCCCCGCATCGGAAGAATCCTGATGGCGACGGGAAGGGATGCCACCGACGTTGCCCTCTCGACCAGCTTTGGGTCGTCCAGACTGGCCCACTTCGAAGTTATTGCCGAAGAGGTCGGCACTTAG
- a CDS encoding IS630 family transposase (programmed frameshift) — translation MAKLYSMDLRERALARLEEGETSREVAAALKVAVSSVIKWAARKRRLGSAAPGKMGGHRPYLIDGEHRAFVLSEVERDANITLHELTAALSERGLIIHPASVGRFLHREGKSFKKTVLPAEQLKPKLMRRRVQWMRYQTRIDPTRLVFLDETWVKTNMAPLRGWGVRGKRLMAHAPYGHWKTMTFIAALRHDRVEAPWVIDGPINAQTFRVYVETELIKTLKPGDIVILDNLGSHKGQAVRDIVRAAGARLFFLPPYSPDLNPIEKLFAKLKHCMRRAAKRSIQAVHNAIARTLDIVTSNECNNYIESAGYKST, via the exons ATGGCCAAGCTTTATTCGATGGATTTGCGAGAACGGGCACTGGCTCGCCTTGAAGAAGGCGAGACGAGCCGAGAGGTAGCTGCGGCGCTGAAGGTGGCCGTGTCGAGCGTGATCAAGTGGGCGGCGCGCAAGCGTCGGTTGGGCAGTGCGGCACCCGGCAAGATGGGCGGTCATCGACCCTATCTGATTGACGGGGAGCATCGTGCTTTTGTCCTGAGCGAGGTCGAGCGGGATGCCAACATAACGCTTCATGAATTGACCGCCGCACTGTCTGAACGGGGTCTCATCATCCACCCTGCCAGCGTCGGCCGCTTCCTGCATCGCGAGGGCAAGAGCTTC AAAAAAACCGTTCTGCCGGCTGAGCAGCTCAAGCCGAAGCTGATGCGTCGGCGGGTGCAATGGATGCGCTATCAGACCCGCATTGACCCAACGCGCCTGGTCTTCCTGGATGAAACGTGGGTCAAGACCAACATGGCGCCGTTGCGCGGCTGGGGTGTGCGCGGCAAGCGGCTGATGGCTCACGCGCCATATGGTCATTGGAAGACGATGACTTTCATCGCCGCGCTGCGGCATGATCGGGTAGAGGCGCCTTGGGTCATTGACGGACCCATCAATGCGCAGACCTTCCGTGTCTATGTCGAAACCGAACTCATTAAGACACTGAAGCCGGGCGACATTGTCATTCTCGACAATCTCGGGTCTCACAAGGGCCAAGCCGTCCGCGACATCGTCAGGGCCGCCGGAGCGCGGCTCTTCTTCCTGCCGCCCTACAGTCCAGATCTCAATCCAATCGAGAAGCTCTTCGCCAAGCTCAAGCACTGCATGCGACGTGCCGCCAAACGAAGCATCCAGGCCGTACACAACGCTATCGCCCGCACCCTCGACATCGTCACCTCAAATGAATGCAACAACTACATCGAAAGCGCGGGCTATAAGTCAACCTAA
- a CDS encoding IS5 family transposase (programmed frameshift), which yields MEGEVLRDDQWEQIKPFVPGGRKGKRGPRSDGRRFFDALLWIARSGARWRDLPERFGPHQRAKRRYYRWIEAGVFDRLFEAISNDPDLEWLMIDATVIRAQAQAAGARRKKGGSEAQALGRSRGGFGTKLHAVVDALGLPVRFEIGPGQQNDMAAACGLVEGLAAGQVIADRAYDADRLHDVVLDQGGEPVIPPRRHRKYQHSCDKIAYKNRWGIEAFFAKLKQWRRIATRYDKIAANFLGFVKLAAIMLWLK from the exons TTGGAAGGTGAGGTTCTACGCGACGATCAATGGGAGCAGATCAAGCCGTTTGTGCCGGGCGGGCGCAAGGGCAAGCGCGGCCCCCGTAGTGATGGCCGGCGCTTCTTCGATGCGCTTTTGTGGATCGCTCGCTCTGGCGCACGCTGGCGCGACCTGCCGGAGCGGTTTGGCCCGCATCAGAGGGCAAAGCGACGTTACTATCGCTGGATCGAAGCGGGCGTGTTCGACCGGCTGTTCGAAGCGATCAGCAATGATCCAGATCTGGAATGGCTGATGATCGACGCGACCGTTATCCGGGCTCAGGCTCAAGCTGCGGGAGCCCGGCGCAA AAAAGGGGGATCTGAAGCCCAGGCTCTCGGTCGTTCGCGTGGCGGGTTCGGCACCAAGCTTCATGCCGTCGTAGATGCACTCGGCCTGCCGGTCCGCTTCGAGATCGGCCCCGGCCAGCAAAACGACATGGCAGCAGCCTGCGGTCTGGTCGAGGGACTTGCTGCCGGCCAAGTGATCGCCGACCGCGCTTATGATGCCGATCGGCTGCATGATGTGGTCCTCGACCAAGGCGGTGAACCGGTCATCCCGCCGCGGCGCCATCGCAAGTACCAACACAGCTGCGACAAGATCGCCTACAAGAACCGCTGGGGCATCGAGGCTTTCTTCGCCAAGCTCAAGCAGTGGCGGCGCATCGCAACGCGCTATGACAAAATCGCCGCCAACTTCCTCGGCTTCGTCAAGCTCGCAGCCATCATGCTCTGGCTCAAATGA
- a CDS encoding IS66 family transposase, producing the protein MSLAELRGLVSALIGEVRGLQGRVESLESENQALRAENQTLKDEIARLKDLPPRPPVKPTKPSGMEKATQPTSGKGKRRRRGAKRDGGRVSRTVTVAVSAPAGSRFKGYETILVRDLALSAEVVRYRRERWVTPTGETMVAPLPAGIIGGWGANLRRFILACHIQGQVTTERLTALLTGIGVDISKRQVVRLISEGLEAFAAEDRDVLRAGLATAPWITVDDTSARHAHQDGYTTQIGDRRFTAFRTGRSKSREAFLATLRAGHSDYFINEEALAYMRGRNLAGPAITRLAAAPHKAFADSAAWQAHLAALGLDQLAVEPNPVRIATEGAMWGAIRHHGFLADTVVVSDDAGQFRIGEHALCWVHAERLVHKLIPVTPDQRQAVDIMRQLIWWFYRDLKSYQRAPCPRRAAALRARFERLFKRRTGYVMLDRLLARLHRRKHELLRVLDRPEIPLHTNGSENDIRAFVTKRKISGGTVSEAGKNARDVLLGLMKTCIKLDVSFFRYLGDRLAIPTQESIPPLPDLVKQAAQA; encoded by the coding sequence TTGTCGCTTGCGGAACTCCGCGGGCTGGTTTCTGCGCTGATCGGCGAAGTGCGCGGTCTTCAAGGCCGGGTCGAGAGCCTTGAGAGCGAGAATCAGGCGCTACGTGCCGAGAACCAGACCCTGAAGGATGAGATCGCCCGGCTGAAGGACCTGCCGCCGCGTCCCCCGGTCAAGCCGACCAAGCCATCGGGCATGGAGAAGGCGACGCAGCCGACATCTGGCAAGGGCAAGCGCCGCCGGCGCGGCGCCAAGCGCGATGGCGGTCGCGTGAGCCGCACGGTGACGGTTGCGGTGAGCGCACCTGCGGGCTCTCGCTTCAAGGGGTATGAGACGATCCTGGTGCGCGATCTGGCGTTGTCGGCCGAGGTGGTGCGCTATCGCCGTGAGCGCTGGGTGACACCGACCGGCGAAACGATGGTGGCGCCCTTGCCGGCGGGGATCATCGGCGGCTGGGGCGCGAACCTGCGCCGCTTCATTCTGGCCTGCCACATTCAAGGCCAGGTGACGACGGAGCGGTTGACGGCGTTGTTGACCGGGATCGGGGTCGACATTTCGAAGCGCCAGGTGGTGCGGCTGATTTCGGAGGGCCTGGAGGCCTTCGCGGCGGAGGACCGTGACGTGCTGCGCGCCGGGCTGGCTACGGCGCCCTGGATCACCGTCGATGATACGTCGGCGCGCCACGCCCACCAGGACGGCTACACCACCCAGATCGGCGACCGCCGCTTCACCGCGTTCCGCACCGGGCGATCGAAGTCACGGGAGGCGTTCCTGGCGACGCTGCGTGCCGGGCACAGCGATTACTTCATCAATGAAGAGGCCCTGGCCTATATGCGCGGCCGCAACCTCGCCGGTCCGGCGATCACGCGGCTGGCGGCTGCGCCGCACAAGGCATTTGCCGACAGCGCCGCATGGCAGGCGCATCTGGCCGCACTCGGCCTTGACCAGCTTGCGGTTGAGCCCAACCCAGTCAGGATCGCCACCGAAGGGGCGATGTGGGGGGCGATCCGCCACCACGGCTTTCTCGCCGATACCGTCGTCGTATCCGATGATGCCGGCCAGTTCCGCATTGGCGAGCATGCGCTGTGCTGGGTCCACGCCGAGCGGCTCGTCCACAAATTGATACCCGTGACCCCGGATCAACGTCAGGCCGTCGACATCATGCGCCAGTTGATCTGGTGGTTCTATCGCGACCTCAAGAGCTACCAGCGTGCTCCTTGTCCGCGCCGCGCGGCGGCCCTGCGCGCCCGCTTCGAGCGCCTGTTCAAACGACGAACCGGCTACGTCATGCTCGACCGGCTTCTTGCCAGGCTGCATCGCCGCAAGCATGAACTCCTGCGCGTTCTCGATCGTCCCGAGATCCCGCTCCACACCAATGGTTCGGAAAACGACATCCGCGCCTTCGTCACCAAGCGCAAGATCTCCGGCGGAACCGTCAGTGAGGCAGGCAAGAACGCCCGCGACGTCCTGCTCGGCCTGATGAAGACCTGCATCAAGCTCGACGTCTCATTCTTCCGCTATCTCGGCGACCGCCTTGCCATACCAACACAAGAGTCGATTCCGCCGCTCCCGGATCTCGTTAAGCAAGCCGCTCAAGCCTGA
- a CDS encoding inorganic diphosphatase, giving the protein MPQTSLAQDFGTLSTTRSSKAGSHLRGLLMRDFLKLPTTTGGLIRVVVETPRGAEAKLAYDPASRVFSYVRPLPVGMSYPYDWGFIPSTLGEDGDPLDGLVIHQAATAPGVVIKCQLLGALRVKQKDQDGQALRNDRFIFCPHKEDAEDETADQVPEVTGADYRAVGVCRRVCS; this is encoded by the coding sequence ATGCCTCAAACCTCCTTAGCGCAGGACTTCGGAACATTATCAACGACCCGAAGTTCCAAAGCCGGTTCACATTTGCGAGGCCTTTTAATGCGCGACTTTCTAAAGCTGCCAACGACAACGGGTGGCCTGATCAGGGTGGTGGTTGAAACCCCTCGTGGTGCTGAGGCCAAATTAGCCTATGATCCAGCGTCCCGGGTCTTTAGCTATGTCCGGCCCCTGCCGGTTGGAATGAGTTACCCCTACGACTGGGGGTTTATCCCTTCGACGCTGGGCGAGGATGGTGACCCCCTCGATGGCCTCGTTATTCATCAGGCTGCTACCGCCCCAGGTGTGGTTATCAAATGCCAGTTGCTTGGTGCTTTGCGTGTCAAGCAGAAGGACCAGGACGGCCAGGCCCTGCGCAATGATCGTTTTATTTTCTGCCCTCATAAAGAGGATGCAGAGGACGAGACTGCTGACCAAGTGCCCGAGGTAACCGGGGCAGATTACCGGGCGGTGGGGGTTTGCAGGCGCGTGTGTTCGTGA
- a CDS encoding SOS response-associated peptidase, protein MCGRVFVKSTISDMVLRFEFAHPGEVDRLSNRFPVWNGRPADVYPIIIREELSTSMAGFVSAKWGLVPGWARDGGGRPPPVNARCETIATNGMFRKAYASRRCLVPVDGYFEWQKLDTSGKKKQPYAIAMKSGEPFAMAGIWEEYADNVTGELIRTFAIATCEPNDLMATIRDRMPVILAPEDYMRWLGPELDPRNLLKPYPSDLMTIWPIAYVGTRNRPDIIDEIGIGPSDLFDL, encoded by the coding sequence ATGTGTGGACGCGTCTTCGTCAAATCGACAATATCTGACATGGTGCTGCGCTTTGAATTCGCACATCCTGGCGAAGTCGATCGGCTGAGCAACCGATTCCCAGTTTGGAATGGCCGGCCGGCTGATGTCTATCCGATCATCATTCGAGAAGAGCTTTCCACCAGCATGGCCGGCTTCGTGTCGGCAAAATGGGGCTTGGTGCCTGGCTGGGCTCGCGACGGCGGCGGCCGCCCACCACCCGTCAACGCACGCTGCGAAACGATTGCGACGAACGGCATGTTTCGGAAGGCGTATGCCTCACGCCGCTGCTTGGTGCCTGTGGACGGCTACTTCGAATGGCAGAAGCTCGATACGTCGGGGAAGAAGAAGCAGCCTTACGCCATCGCGATGAAGTCCGGCGAGCCGTTCGCCATGGCCGGCATCTGGGAAGAATACGCCGACAACGTGACGGGAGAACTCATCCGCACGTTCGCCATAGCGACATGCGAGCCGAATGACCTCATGGCGACCATTCGCGACCGGATGCCCGTGATCCTGGCGCCGGAAGATTACATGCGCTGGCTTGGCCCAGAGCTGGACCCGCGAAATCTGTTGAAACCGTATCCATCGGACTTGATGACGATTTGGCCCATTGCCTACGTCGGCACGCGCAACAGGCCCGACATCATCGACGAGATCGGCATTGGGCCATCTGACCTGTTCGATCTATAG
- a CDS encoding DUF72 domain-containing protein, which yields MGTEAIQRKGDEPNERRQRRRLRREKQRVENVGRADKMHAARLAGAVAECGDPASCLGAFAYVGCSGWFYWKWRGQFYPTDLPTGEWFNHYANQFDTVEINASFYSWPTVANVRSWGRQPGNRSFVYTIKVCELITHIKRFKGTKTLVRDFGMIADILGERMGCFLFQLPPSYHFTKARLNSVLGQLDPARRNVVEFRHASWWNETVYSAFRETGTIFCSCSGPRLPDVLVRTADDVYVRLHGPDRWYRHNYSGGELTEWADKIRASGANRAWVYFNNDYEGFAPKNALAMRRLLEEQSLDNHRPLSADTADP from the coding sequence ATGGGTACCGAAGCCATCCAACGCAAGGGAGATGAACCTAATGAGCGCCGTCAACGGCGTAGGCTGCGCAGGGAAAAGCAGCGAGTTGAAAACGTTGGACGTGCAGATAAAATGCACGCCGCGCGCTTGGCCGGGGCAGTCGCAGAGTGCGGGGACCCAGCGTCATGTTTAGGGGCATTTGCCTATGTCGGCTGCTCGGGATGGTTCTACTGGAAATGGCGAGGACAGTTTTACCCGACGGATTTGCCTACAGGCGAATGGTTCAACCACTATGCGAACCAGTTCGATACTGTCGAAATCAACGCATCCTTTTATTCATGGCCAACCGTCGCGAATGTCAGAAGCTGGGGTCGGCAGCCCGGCAACCGCAGCTTCGTCTATACAATAAAAGTCTGTGAGCTGATTACTCACATCAAAAGGTTTAAGGGCACCAAGACCCTCGTAAGGGATTTCGGAATGATCGCCGATATCCTCGGGGAGCGAATGGGCTGCTTTCTATTCCAGCTGCCGCCCAGTTACCACTTCACAAAGGCGAGGCTGAACAGCGTTCTCGGCCAACTCGACCCGGCCAGGCGCAATGTGGTGGAGTTTCGTCACGCCAGCTGGTGGAACGAAACTGTTTACTCCGCCTTTCGTGAGACGGGCACAATCTTTTGCTCCTGCAGCGGCCCTCGCCTTCCGGATGTCCTGGTACGGACGGCCGATGACGTCTACGTGCGGCTCCACGGTCCAGACCGTTGGTATCGGCATAATTACAGCGGAGGCGAGCTAACAGAATGGGCCGACAAAATCCGAGCCAGCGGCGCAAACAGAGCGTGGGTATATTTTAATAACGACTATGAGGGATTTGCGCCAAAGAATGCCCTGGCGATGCGGCGCTTGCTTGAGGAACAATCGTTGGACAATCACCGGCCTCTCAGCGCCGATACGGCCGATCCATAG
- a CDS encoding DUF6894 family protein, whose translation MALYYFDVDDNGQVFHDDQGTDCKDFAEAKKEAISALMDMIRESLPDGDHHQLSIKSATMLAPGS comes from the coding sequence ATGGCTCTCTATTACTTCGACGTCGACGACAACGGTCAGGTGTTTCACGATGACCAAGGAACAGATTGCAAGGATTTCGCCGAGGCGAAGAAGGAAGCCATCTCGGCTCTGATGGATATGATCAGAGAAAGCCTGCCGGACGGTGATCATCATCAGCTCTCGATAAAGTCCGCGACGATGCTGGCTCCGGGATCTTAG
- a CDS encoding SOS response-associated peptidase, whose translation MCGRYTRYLTWSEIHRLYRLTAPADVGRNDAPRYNIAPTDEVPFITAAEDGNHKVRSGRWWLVPFWAKEMPKAAMFNARIEGVDTTPAFRDAFKSKRCLIPADGYYEWTISPADKKRDPWHFFQPGHAPFSFAGLWAYNSNLDVTSCTIITEPSAAPVNEIHDRQPLILDPAYYDAWLDPKTPTGDLKDILSHDIDGQLQFYRVGRDVNAAAINKQPNDHAGLIEPIKPL comes from the coding sequence ATGTGCGGTCGCTACACCCGATATCTGACATGGTCGGAAATCCACCGACTGTATCGTCTGACAGCGCCCGCAGATGTCGGTCGCAACGACGCGCCGCGCTACAACATCGCGCCGACAGATGAGGTGCCGTTCATCACGGCCGCCGAAGACGGCAACCACAAGGTCCGATCGGGCCGCTGGTGGCTGGTGCCGTTCTGGGCCAAGGAAATGCCAAAGGCTGCGATGTTCAATGCCCGTATCGAGGGCGTCGACACGACACCCGCCTTCCGTGACGCCTTCAAGTCAAAGCGCTGTCTCATCCCGGCCGACGGATATTATGAGTGGACAATATCACCAGCCGACAAGAAGCGAGACCCGTGGCACTTTTTCCAGCCTGGCCATGCACCGTTCTCATTTGCTGGCCTCTGGGCCTACAACTCGAACCTGGATGTGACAAGCTGCACGATCATAACCGAGCCATCAGCGGCACCCGTCAATGAAATCCATGACCGCCAGCCGCTTATCCTTGATCCGGCGTACTACGACGCTTGGCTCGATCCTAAGACGCCAACTGGCGACCTGAAGGACATCCTCAGCCACGACATCGACGGGCAGTTGCAGTTCTACCGGGTTGGCCGCGACGTCAACGCGGCCGCCATCAACAAGCAGCCCAACGATCATGCCGGGCTCATTGAGCCGATCAAGCCGCTATGA
- a CDS encoding ArsR/SmtB family transcription factor — protein sequence MVSYLRQRLQEIKADPALGQPPIKRQSLRSQAAVAARLLAVLGNGKRLLTIVHLMDRETTMGDLASRVGLSRPALSQHLSLLIAQGILECRTEGARRYYSCKSEEAKTIIRLLDDFANDDKVPNASTGAGG from the coding sequence ATGGTATCATACCTCAGACAGAGACTTCAGGAGATCAAGGCCGACCCCGCCCTTGGGCAGCCGCCGATCAAGCGCCAAAGCTTACGAAGCCAGGCAGCCGTCGCGGCGCGGTTGCTTGCCGTCTTGGGTAACGGCAAGCGCCTGTTGACCATCGTTCATTTGATGGACCGCGAAACAACGATGGGAGACCTTGCCTCCCGAGTGGGCCTCAGCCGACCCGCCTTGTCCCAGCATCTAAGCCTTCTGATTGCACAAGGGATTCTCGAATGCCGCACCGAAGGCGCCCGGCGGTACTATTCCTGCAAGTCGGAAGAAGCAAAAACTATCATCAGGCTGCTCGACGATTTTGCCAATGATGACAAGGTTCCCAATGCATCGACAGGCGCTGGAGGTTGA
- a CDS encoding DUF982 domain-containing protein, whose amino-acid sequence MRDPFFGEPVIIEAATPGAYRTIVSVSEAAIFMMERWPAEHGTLYRAALQACTGQINTSEEIEMARQAFLAAVQEAGMVVLQSEPRPQATRRTPSNLNSAGNGKRKNRARMEEEEAFLVRFLARETGITEAQARELINVVGTDRSSLLREARLLKGQH is encoded by the coding sequence ATGCGCGATCCGTTCTTTGGGGAACCCGTGATCATTGAGGCGGCGACGCCGGGCGCGTATCGCACAATCGTCAGCGTGTCTGAGGCGGCGATTTTTATGATGGAGCGATGGCCCGCCGAGCACGGGACGCTCTACCGAGCTGCACTGCAAGCCTGTACAGGTCAGATCAATACCTCAGAAGAGATCGAAATGGCCCGCCAGGCCTTTCTCGCTGCGGTACAAGAAGCCGGCATGGTGGTCTTGCAATCTGAACCAAGGCCACAGGCAACGCGTAGAACTCCATCAAATCTAAACTCAGCTGGAAACGGTAAGCGGAAGAACCGGGCGCGGATGGAAGAAGAGGAGGCCTTTCTTGTCCGGTTCCTCGCGCGCGAGACGGGAATTACCGAGGCGCAGGCCAGAGAACTCATCAACGTGGTTGGCACAGACCGATCTTCGCTGCTCCGCGAGGCCAGGCTATTGAAGGGGCAACATTAG
- the tnpA gene encoding IS66-like element accessory protein TnpA, which produces MEEDDQKLQVRLVGRNGRRRYDPASKDRLVSACLEPGVSVSRLALEHGVNANLLRKWIKKRTETQSLPPSSSPAFIPVQIESTSDRVLLRQSSMAAVDLPATCDEVHGSEAKRAALFSSPAKVSASLPNGVKLTLECGDVDALTATIGALGHVQTGR; this is translated from the coding sequence ATGGAAGAAGATGATCAGAAATTGCAGGTAAGGCTTGTTGGTCGGAACGGGCGACGCCGATACGACCCTGCATCGAAGGACCGTCTTGTCTCGGCCTGCCTTGAGCCTGGCGTGTCGGTATCGAGGCTTGCGCTCGAACATGGGGTCAATGCGAACCTTCTTCGGAAGTGGATAAAGAAGCGCACTGAGACCCAGTCCCTCCCGCCGTCCTCATCACCGGCGTTCATCCCGGTTCAGATTGAAAGCACTTCCGATCGGGTCTTGCTGCGACAGAGCAGCATGGCTGCGGTGGATTTGCCGGCGACCTGTGATGAAGTGCATGGGTCGGAAGCCAAAAGGGCTGCGCTTTTTTCCTCTCCAGCCAAGGTGAGCGCGTCACTGCCGAACGGCGTGAAGTTGACGCTGGAATGCGGTGATGTGGATGCATTGACGGCGACCATCGGAGCACTGGGTCATGTTCAGACTGGGCGCTGA